In the Corynebacterium kroppenstedtii genome, one interval contains:
- a CDS encoding DciA family protein: MNDPVAEALARIYSHGRVPMPPNMRKVLQTTSPKGHNSDQNSATRKNGAAHKDGVNHKTVDKPDEGSVGKKVDKDTNFKDSSRAKTTSAMSVFREFSRTSRVYPTGPDGHRRKNTRRYESLGTIVNREVARRGWTEKVSHGWITANWSTVAGDYLGEHSRIRMIKDTTLFLECDSTAKASELRYLQTELLSRIAQHVGPDVITAVKIFGPRPPSWRHGPLHVKGRGPRDTYG; this comes from the coding sequence ATGAATGACCCCGTTGCCGAAGCACTTGCCCGCATTTACTCGCACGGCCGTGTGCCCATGCCCCCCAACATGCGGAAAGTCCTTCAGACCACCTCACCGAAAGGCCATAACTCTGACCAGAACAGCGCGACCCGTAAAAACGGTGCTGCTCACAAAGATGGTGTGAACCACAAGACCGTCGATAAGCCCGACGAAGGAAGCGTCGGCAAGAAAGTCGATAAGGACACAAATTTTAAAGACTCATCACGGGCGAAAACTACCAGCGCGATGTCGGTTTTCCGTGAGTTTTCGCGCACATCTCGAGTGTATCCCACGGGACCGGATGGTCACCGCCGGAAGAATACTCGTCGGTACGAGTCCCTGGGCACGATTGTCAATCGGGAAGTCGCGCGGCGCGGGTGGACGGAGAAGGTTTCCCATGGGTGGATTACTGCTAACTGGTCCACGGTTGCAGGTGATTACTTAGGGGAGCACTCCAGGATAAGGATGATTAAAGATACGACACTGTTTCTTGAGTGTGATTCCACCGCTAAAGCGTCCGAACTGCGGTATTTGCAGACAGAATTGCTGAGCAGAATTGCACAACACGTGGGGCCTGACGTCATAACTGCGGTGAAAATCTTTGGTCCACGGCCACCGTCGTGGCGGCATGGACCGCTACATGTCAAAGGCCGGGGACCACGCGATACCTATGGATAG
- the recF gene encoding DNA replication/repair protein RecF (All proteins in this family for which functions are known are DNA-binding proteins that assist the filamentation of RecA onto DNA for the initiation of recombination or recombinational repair.): protein MYIRALQLRNFRSWPELDLQLGPGITVFSGPNGHGKTNVVEALDYVAHLGSHRVSTDAPLVREGHEYTTVSATAINSGRELTAHMLIKARGSNKAQINRAPCKSPRQLIGIVKTVLFSPEDLALVRGEPEHRRRFLDDLLIGRFPRWAGTRSDYDKILRQRNTLLKRASRPLRQGYGGGNDSDSALDTLDTWDSHLAAAGAHVMAQRIVLAHVLSPYVKNAYQRLAPESRPAQITYRSTVDKALGDAGITPETVANDVVGATPVIEAVLLSELARRRDTDIQRGTSTCGPHRDDVELLLGTQPARGYASHGESWSFALALRLASFEWQREQGTDPILILDDVFAELDAARRRALATVAKDAEQTLVTAAVGDDLPQDLVNSDIRVLTVEASTPDGSDIRSSRITHDSAKAEAPESTAREGAVDETVAETDGQGGDVHE from the coding sequence GTGTATATCCGTGCGCTGCAATTACGTAATTTCCGGTCGTGGCCAGAGTTGGATCTTCAGCTCGGCCCGGGAATTACTGTGTTTTCAGGGCCGAATGGTCATGGAAAGACCAACGTGGTGGAAGCGCTTGATTATGTCGCCCACCTGGGTTCGCACCGCGTATCGACGGATGCTCCGCTGGTTCGCGAGGGACACGAATACACGACGGTGTCTGCAACGGCCATCAATAGTGGCCGGGAACTGACCGCCCATATGCTTATCAAGGCACGTGGATCGAATAAAGCCCAAATAAACCGCGCTCCCTGTAAAAGCCCACGTCAGCTGATTGGAATTGTCAAAACTGTTCTTTTTTCACCAGAAGATTTAGCTCTAGTACGTGGTGAACCCGAACACCGGCGGCGTTTCCTTGACGATCTCCTCATCGGACGGTTTCCCCGCTGGGCAGGCACTCGCTCCGACTACGATAAGATCCTTCGCCAACGCAATACGCTGCTCAAACGGGCCTCGAGACCCCTCCGACAAGGATATGGCGGAGGAAATGACTCCGATTCCGCCCTGGACACACTGGACACATGGGATTCGCACTTGGCAGCGGCCGGTGCACATGTCATGGCGCAGCGGATTGTCTTGGCCCATGTGCTCTCGCCCTACGTAAAAAACGCGTACCAGCGGCTGGCGCCAGAATCTCGACCTGCGCAGATCACCTACCGGTCCACCGTCGATAAAGCCCTTGGTGATGCTGGGATCACGCCGGAAACCGTCGCCAATGATGTCGTAGGAGCAACACCTGTTATTGAGGCAGTGTTGTTATCGGAGCTGGCCCGCCGGCGTGATACTGATATTCAGAGGGGGACAAGCACGTGTGGTCCTCATCGCGACGATGTTGAATTGTTGTTAGGAACCCAACCAGCGCGAGGTTATGCCAGTCACGGTGAATCCTGGTCATTCGCGCTTGCGCTGCGTTTAGCTTCCTTTGAATGGCAACGTGAGCAAGGCACGGACCCCATTCTTATTCTCGACGATGTTTTCGCGGAGTTAGATGCTGCCCGACGACGCGCCCTCGCCACTGTTGCCAAGGATGCGGAACAAACATTGGTTACCGCGGCCGTGGGGGATGATTTGCCGCAGGACCTGGTGAATAGTGACATTCGCGTTCTTACAGTGGAAGCGTCGACGCCCGATGGTTCAGACATTAGGTCTTCTCGAATCACTCACGACTCCGCTAAAGCCGAAGCGCCGGAGTCTACGGCGAGGGAAGGTGCCGTAGATGAAACTGTGGCGGAGACCGACGGCCAGGGAGGCGACGTTCATGAATGA
- the dnaN gene encoding DNA polymerase III subunit beta: MEPNGVSFRVAKDDLSAALSWVARSLASKPTQPILRGVMMTADDDGLLLAGFDYEVSTRVRISAEVLEPGQVLVAGKLANDIIGSLPHKDVAISVDGTKVHVACGQSNFELPAMTIEDYPELPSLPEETGHIDPHVFTAAIGQVASAAGKDDSMPMLTGIKMEVKGNNVVLAATDRFRLAVREFTWEPSSPDVDAEILIPARTLADSARTLDTRLNDPIQLAMGAAQDVGKDGLLGIVSENRQTTTRLIDADFPKFRPLLPKSHSSMAIVEIAPLLDAIRRVSLVAERNAQVKLEFSEDQLVLSAGGSEAGTAEETLPAQFAGEPLLIAFNANYLKEGLASIDTKNVVFGFTQPSRPAILIPEPETMPEQDSDGQFPTPSTYFTYLLMPVRLPG, from the coding sequence ATGGAACCCAATGGTGTTTCTTTTCGGGTAGCGAAAGATGACTTATCCGCAGCTTTAAGCTGGGTAGCGCGTAGTTTAGCGAGCAAACCAACTCAGCCGATTCTTCGAGGCGTCATGATGACCGCCGACGATGACGGCTTGCTCCTCGCCGGATTCGACTACGAAGTCTCCACCCGTGTGCGCATTTCGGCCGAAGTGCTTGAACCCGGGCAGGTCCTCGTCGCTGGTAAATTAGCTAACGACATTATTGGGTCACTTCCACACAAAGATGTCGCTATCTCCGTCGACGGCACCAAAGTTCATGTGGCGTGTGGGCAATCTAATTTCGAATTACCCGCAATGACGATCGAAGATTATCCGGAACTTCCATCATTACCGGAAGAGACCGGGCACATTGATCCGCATGTCTTCACTGCTGCCATTGGTCAAGTTGCGTCGGCAGCAGGCAAAGATGACTCCATGCCTATGCTCACCGGCATAAAAATGGAGGTCAAAGGGAATAACGTCGTACTTGCCGCGACTGATCGTTTCCGTTTAGCCGTTCGTGAATTTACGTGGGAACCGTCGTCACCCGACGTCGACGCAGAAATCCTTATCCCGGCACGTACCTTGGCCGATTCTGCTCGGACGCTCGATACCCGCCTGAACGATCCCATCCAACTTGCGATGGGCGCTGCCCAAGACGTCGGCAAAGATGGGCTTTTAGGCATCGTGTCGGAGAATCGGCAGACAACAACACGACTGATCGACGCCGATTTCCCCAAATTCAGGCCGCTATTGCCCAAGAGCCACTCATCCATGGCCATCGTGGAAATAGCGCCGCTGTTGGACGCTATTCGACGCGTCAGCCTGGTGGCTGAACGAAATGCCCAGGTCAAACTAGAGTTTTCTGAGGATCAGCTCGTCTTGTCTGCTGGAGGTTCAGAGGCAGGCACCGCGGAGGAGACCCTTCCCGCTCAATTTGCCGGCGAGCCACTTCTTATCGCATTCAACGCGAATTACCTGAAAGAAGGCTTAGCCTCGATCGATACAAAGAATGTGGTGTTTGGGTTTACTCAACCCTCCCGCCCGGCGATCTTGATCCCAGAGCCAGAAACCATGCCCGAGCAGGACAGTGATGGCCAATTCCCGACACCATCGACATACTTCACATACCTCCTGATGCCAGTCCGGCTACCGGGCTAA
- the dnaA gene encoding chromosomal replication initiator protein DnaA translates to MSANVDVFLDSHGYPHTTSSIPVTKNGSTRPRVHSPAHSEHDIAAIRKQQHKGLPMDLGGSPHQFGQVSEDFFTTWNNVVAQLMAMNSREDIPGQMPGTRITPQDKAWLKQAAPVGLIGGIAVISTPNRTAKGVFERKLGDIIAAELTAAIGEPIKLAISINSATTETNSSPEEPRHTDSHTTESHHTETPPAQPRPAESYRDFSQLNANPEIGLTSENAAQEHGQPSHEMPRPTPRDDDPYVLHYPDNPPRGERPSNFSDGTPTKPASSSSLSSPSSPERGSAHVGHSYDTSADTPPQGWSEGYINNARPQRRQEQKPDSERSWLNENYTFDNLVAGEGNRVVRAAAIAVAENPAQAYNPLFIWGGSGLGKTHILHAIGHRALELRPDLRVRYVSIEEYTNEWINSIRNNRGEDFKRKYRSFDILLVDDIQFLAGKPETQIEFFHNFNALHGAQKQIVLCSDRSPKELTELEPRLRTRFQWGFTQDIQKPDLETRIAILRLKAERENAHVPSEVLSFIAEQKAESVRELEGALNKVLIVSSIQHTPVTLDMARDQLQDLVAPEVVEITAPTIISVTAEYFNLTTADLTGPGKARPIAHARQVAMYLCRELTDLSLPKVGNKFGGRDHTTAMYAERKIRKEMSEKRSTNEAIQEITARIKDQAR, encoded by the coding sequence ATGAGCGCGAACGTCGATGTTTTCCTCGACAGCCACGGGTACCCGCACACAACGTCATCGATACCTGTGACGAAAAACGGATCCACCCGGCCTCGCGTGCACTCACCAGCACATTCCGAGCACGACATAGCAGCAATACGAAAACAGCAACACAAAGGATTACCGATGGACCTTGGGGGCAGCCCTCACCAATTTGGACAAGTTAGCGAGGACTTTTTCACGACGTGGAATAATGTTGTCGCACAACTGATGGCCATGAATTCCCGCGAGGATATCCCAGGACAAATGCCCGGGACGCGAATTACTCCTCAGGATAAGGCCTGGTTAAAGCAAGCTGCCCCAGTCGGTCTTATCGGCGGTATCGCCGTTATCTCCACCCCTAACCGAACAGCTAAAGGGGTCTTTGAGCGCAAACTCGGCGACATCATCGCTGCCGAACTCACCGCAGCTATTGGTGAGCCAATAAAACTCGCTATCTCGATTAACTCCGCTACCACGGAAACCAATAGTTCCCCCGAAGAGCCTCGCCACACGGACTCTCACACCACAGAGTCACATCACACGGAAACTCCTCCCGCACAACCTCGTCCCGCGGAGTCTTACCGCGATTTTTCACAGCTCAACGCCAATCCGGAAATCGGTTTAACCAGCGAAAACGCCGCACAAGAACACGGGCAACCCTCGCATGAAATGCCCCGACCCACCCCACGTGACGACGATCCCTACGTTCTTCATTACCCCGACAACCCCCCACGAGGGGAACGTCCATCCAATTTTTCCGACGGCACCCCCACCAAGCCAGCTTCCTCATCCTCTCTTTCCTCACCTTCTTCTCCTGAAAGAGGAAGCGCCCACGTCGGCCATTCTTATGACACATCCGCGGACACACCCCCGCAGGGATGGAGCGAGGGGTACATCAACAATGCCAGGCCCCAGCGTCGGCAAGAACAAAAACCTGACTCCGAGCGATCGTGGTTAAACGAAAACTACACCTTCGACAATCTCGTTGCCGGCGAAGGGAACCGAGTAGTTCGAGCTGCAGCCATCGCTGTCGCAGAAAACCCAGCTCAAGCCTATAATCCGCTCTTCATTTGGGGTGGATCTGGTCTGGGGAAGACTCATATTCTTCACGCCATTGGGCATCGAGCCCTTGAACTGCGCCCCGATCTGCGCGTCCGGTACGTGTCGATCGAGGAATACACCAATGAATGGATCAACTCGATTCGCAATAACCGAGGCGAGGACTTCAAACGAAAGTATCGCAGCTTCGACATCCTGCTGGTAGATGACATTCAATTTCTGGCCGGCAAACCAGAGACTCAGATCGAATTTTTCCACAACTTCAATGCCCTCCATGGAGCACAAAAACAGATTGTCCTGTGCTCGGATCGCTCGCCCAAGGAGTTGACGGAGCTAGAGCCTCGACTCAGGACCCGTTTCCAATGGGGATTCACGCAGGACATTCAGAAACCTGACCTCGAAACGCGCATCGCAATTCTCCGGCTAAAAGCAGAACGGGAGAACGCGCACGTCCCCAGCGAAGTGTTGTCATTTATAGCAGAGCAGAAAGCTGAGTCCGTGCGTGAGCTAGAGGGCGCGCTGAATAAGGTGCTGATTGTCTCATCAATCCAGCACACCCCCGTCACACTCGACATGGCGCGGGATCAACTTCAAGATTTGGTTGCTCCTGAAGTAGTGGAGATTACGGCACCGACGATCATCTCCGTGACTGCGGAATACTTTAACTTGACGACGGCTGACCTGACCGGGCCTGGTAAAGCGCGGCCCATCGCTCATGCTCGGCAGGTCGCGATGTACCTGTGTAGGGAATTGACGGACCTTTCACTGCCCAAGGTCGGCAACAAGTTCGGTGGACGCGATCACACCACCGCGATGTATGCAGAGCGGAAGATACGGAAAGAAATGAGCGAGAAGCGCTCCACGAATGAGGCCATTCAAGAGATCACCGCACGTATCAAAGATCAAGCTCGTTAG
- the rpmH gene encoding 50S ribosomal protein L34 codes for MAKGKRTFQPNNRRRSRVHGFRSRMSTRAGRAIVSARRRKGRKSLTA; via the coding sequence GTGGCCAAAGGCAAGCGGACTTTTCAGCCGAACAACCGTCGCCGTTCCCGTGTTCACGGCTTCCGTAGCCGCATGAGTACGCGGGCCGGTCGTGCCATTGTGTCGGCACGTCGTCGTAAAGGGCGTAAGTCGCTGACGGCATAG
- the rnpA gene encoding ribonuclease P protein component, giving the protein MLPASQRLRHRSDFRAAIRGATSGSKLVVVHVVIRSTDPATADLINGPRVGVVCSKSVGNSVVRHTVARHLRHVAKGVVDDLPRNVDLVIRARPAAAHASHTALAEAVTYCTNKAYGKARRREAENDRSQQHDQS; this is encoded by the coding sequence GTGCTCCCAGCATCGCAACGGCTGCGCCATAGATCGGATTTTCGGGCGGCCATTCGAGGCGCTACGTCGGGTAGCAAGCTAGTCGTGGTTCATGTTGTTATACGCTCGACTGACCCTGCCACGGCTGATCTCATCAATGGCCCGCGTGTGGGTGTCGTGTGTTCGAAAAGTGTGGGGAATTCCGTTGTTCGTCACACGGTGGCACGGCATCTACGTCATGTTGCCAAAGGAGTGGTGGACGACCTTCCGCGGAATGTGGATTTAGTTATTCGTGCTCGCCCTGCCGCGGCGCACGCTTCCCACACTGCCTTAGCTGAAGCAGTGACATACTGTACGAATAAGGCTTATGGTAAAGCGCGACGTCGGGAAGCTGAGAACGATCGTTCACAACAGCATGACCAATCATGA
- the yidD gene encoding membrane protein insertion efficiency factor YidD: MLFYQYGISPLKPGPSCRFEPTCSNYALTAIRRYGVVRGVLMAAVRLSKCGPWHPGGWDPVPPRRTPRERVHDAHGHDDRNHREGTTDTAGGRNNRQ; the protein is encoded by the coding sequence ATACTCTTTTACCAATATGGAATAAGCCCGCTGAAACCTGGACCCTCGTGTCGATTTGAGCCTACGTGTAGCAATTACGCTCTGACGGCCATCCGCAGGTACGGTGTTGTACGAGGTGTGCTCATGGCCGCGGTTCGATTGTCGAAATGTGGACCATGGCATCCAGGTGGGTGGGATCCTGTTCCCCCGCGACGAACACCTCGTGAACGTGTACACGATGCGCACGGGCACGATGACAGAAACCATCGTGAGGGCACAACCGATACTGCTGGTGGGCGAAACAACCGCCAGTGA
- the yidC gene encoding membrane protein insertase YidC: protein MLNFIYYPVSWVMLAWYKFFGLFLNPDSGVTWALSIIFLVFTIRIFLFKPMANQMRSGRKMQELQPKMQEIRAKYKNDQQTQAIEMRKLQKEMGVNPLASCLPALVQMPIFISLYHVLRSFNRTGTGHGELGMTVEQTRNTPNYGFGATEVQSFLDARLFGAPLSAYIRMPEKAFDAFSASGSVDFTRTNILVVAIPLMIISALATHFNARNMVRRNKARQAADPKKNAQNPQMAMQANMMNNMMLWLFPAMILITGMFWQIGLLTYMLANNVWTLGQQIVLFNKMDREEEEEKKAKAEAQRATAPKVGQKPKNNKKKGGKKKK from the coding sequence GTGCTTAACTTCATCTACTACCCCGTGTCCTGGGTCATGCTGGCCTGGTACAAATTCTTCGGATTATTCCTTAATCCGGATTCCGGCGTGACATGGGCGTTGTCCATTATCTTCCTGGTCTTTACCATCCGCATTTTCTTGTTCAAGCCGATGGCGAACCAAATGCGGTCTGGTCGGAAGATGCAGGAATTGCAGCCGAAAATGCAGGAAATTCGGGCTAAATATAAGAACGACCAGCAGACTCAAGCTATTGAGATGCGCAAGCTCCAAAAGGAGATGGGCGTTAATCCCTTGGCTTCGTGTCTACCGGCTCTGGTTCAGATGCCGATCTTTATTTCGCTGTACCACGTACTCCGGTCCTTCAACCGAACGGGTACCGGCCACGGCGAACTAGGAATGACCGTCGAACAGACCCGCAACACTCCTAACTACGGGTTTGGTGCCACCGAGGTGCAGTCCTTCCTCGATGCGCGCCTGTTCGGTGCTCCCCTGTCGGCCTACATTCGGATGCCGGAAAAAGCGTTCGACGCGTTCTCCGCTAGTGGGAGCGTTGATTTTACGCGGACCAACATTCTCGTGGTGGCCATCCCGTTGATGATTATTTCTGCGTTGGCCACGCACTTCAACGCCAGGAATATGGTCCGGCGGAATAAAGCACGCCAGGCGGCCGACCCGAAGAAGAACGCGCAAAACCCGCAGATGGCCATGCAAGCCAACATGATGAACAACATGATGCTGTGGCTTTTCCCGGCCATGATTTTGATCACCGGTATGTTCTGGCAGATCGGGCTTTTGACCTACATGCTGGCTAATAACGTCTGGACACTGGGGCAGCAGATTGTCCTCTTCAACAAGATGGACCGCGAAGAGGAAGAGGAAAAGAAGGCAAAAGCTGAAGCTCAGCGTGCCACTGCACCGAAGGTTGGTCAGAAGCCGAAAAATAATAAGAAAAAGGGCGGTAAGAAGAAGAAGTAA
- a CDS encoding protein jag, with protein MNEGPVNNTDRAAESAADYIEELLDAADLDGDIDYGVTQGRPFVELPGGDCAQLIGRHGEGIDALQMLTRLAVRASGFKDVPGVVLDIDGYRDSQRQGLFAEAEEALDRVRETGEPVVLRPMNPFERAAVHSRVAEEEGFTSESAGLPPMRSVVVSRETSDDAVR; from the coding sequence ATGAATGAAGGCCCTGTGAACAATACCGACCGTGCCGCAGAGTCGGCTGCTGATTACATCGAAGAACTCTTAGACGCCGCCGATCTTGATGGAGATATTGACTATGGCGTCACTCAAGGTCGACCGTTTGTGGAACTTCCGGGTGGAGACTGCGCCCAGCTTATCGGCCGGCATGGTGAAGGCATTGATGCCTTACAAATGTTGACACGATTGGCAGTTCGTGCGTCAGGATTTAAGGACGTTCCGGGGGTTGTTCTTGACATCGACGGTTACCGCGATTCGCAGCGTCAGGGCCTTTTCGCTGAGGCAGAAGAAGCGTTAGATCGAGTGCGTGAAACGGGCGAACCCGTGGTTCTTCGGCCGATGAATCCGTTTGAGCGTGCTGCTGTGCATAGCCGAGTGGCGGAAGAAGAAGGTTTTACGTCTGAGAGTGCCGGGTTACCTCCGATGCGCTCTGTCGTGGTTTCACGTGAAACATCTGACGACGCTGTACGCTAG
- the rsmG gene encoding 16S rRNA (guanine(527)-N(7))-methyltransferase RsmG has translation MKNNSFINEAPPTPPEAATVFGDRLPLAVAYHESLRSDATVRGLIGPREAPRLWERHILNCAVIGELMERGSRVVDIGSGAGLPGIPLAIARPDLDITLVEPQLRRVNYLKEVVDKLKLDNVSVIRGRAEEKTIKRQNRGADYVTSRAVAPLGKLMGWSLPLTRHHGLVLAMKGASAHEEIERDHRSISSAGGGECSVVEAGTHVLPDATIVVRCERR, from the coding sequence ATGAAGAATAATTCATTCATAAATGAAGCCCCGCCCACTCCCCCTGAGGCGGCGACAGTCTTTGGTGATCGCCTACCACTCGCCGTTGCTTACCATGAATCTCTACGCAGTGATGCTACCGTTCGCGGACTGATCGGGCCTCGCGAGGCACCACGCTTGTGGGAACGGCACATCCTCAATTGCGCCGTTATTGGAGAACTGATGGAGCGTGGCTCGCGTGTCGTGGACATCGGAAGCGGCGCCGGTCTTCCAGGCATCCCTCTCGCGATCGCGCGGCCAGACTTAGACATCACGCTCGTTGAGCCTCAGCTACGACGCGTGAATTACCTCAAGGAAGTCGTCGACAAGCTCAAATTGGACAACGTGTCCGTAATTCGGGGCCGTGCCGAAGAGAAGACGATCAAACGACAGAACCGCGGAGCTGACTATGTGACCAGCAGAGCAGTCGCGCCACTGGGCAAACTTATGGGGTGGTCATTGCCTTTAACCAGACATCATGGTTTGGTCTTGGCCATGAAGGGCGCGAGTGCTCACGAAGAGATCGAGCGTGACCACAGGTCTATCAGCTCAGCCGGGGGCGGGGAATGTTCAGTCGTTGAAGCGGGGACGCATGTCTTACCCGACGCAACTATCGTCGTGCGTTGTGAGCGTCGCTGA
- a CDS encoding ParA family protein, with amino-acid sequence MGRVSSDGYDYDDDNSIEEQARRAARFQSGTMKPLPRPRHTRKIALANQKGGVGKTTSTVNLAWALSLRGQKVLVVDLDPQGNASTALSAEHRAEGTPSTYEVIIGEIEPKDAVQAHPSNPNMFTIPATIDLAGAEMELANGYNREYRVAQMLGDEGIDDMGFDYIFIDCPPSLGLLTINGLTGANEIIIPIQCEFYALEGVTQLTENVRLIREALNPNLDITGVLLTMYDSRTNLSHDVESDVRESFGSLVFDRVIPRNVRVSEAPSYGQTVIEHDAGSPGSAAYMATVEELARREPESPLRNADPRRGRHTA; translated from the coding sequence ATGGGCAGGGTTTCGTCGGACGGGTATGACTATGACGACGACAACAGCATAGAAGAACAAGCCCGACGGGCCGCGCGGTTTCAATCGGGGACGATGAAGCCCCTTCCACGACCTCGCCACACCCGGAAAATCGCGTTGGCTAACCAGAAAGGCGGCGTCGGGAAGACCACGTCAACCGTAAATTTAGCGTGGGCACTGTCTCTTCGTGGTCAAAAAGTACTGGTGGTGGACCTTGATCCTCAGGGAAACGCGTCGACTGCTCTCAGTGCTGAGCACCGAGCAGAAGGCACTCCGTCCACATACGAAGTGATTATTGGTGAAATTGAACCCAAGGATGCCGTTCAAGCTCACCCGTCGAACCCCAATATGTTCACTATTCCGGCCACCATTGATCTGGCCGGCGCGGAAATGGAACTGGCTAACGGGTACAACCGTGAGTACCGCGTAGCACAAATGCTGGGTGATGAAGGTATCGATGATATGGGGTTCGACTACATCTTCATTGATTGTCCCCCGTCTTTGGGTCTTCTGACGATTAACGGGCTGACCGGCGCAAATGAAATTATTATTCCGATTCAATGCGAGTTTTATGCTCTTGAGGGCGTGACGCAGCTGACAGAGAACGTCCGCCTGATACGGGAGGCTCTCAACCCGAATCTGGACATCACCGGTGTCTTGCTCACTATGTACGACAGTCGCACGAATCTCTCGCATGATGTCGAGAGCGATGTCCGCGAGTCGTTCGGTTCATTGGTGTTTGATCGCGTCATCCCCCGGAATGTTCGCGTGTCTGAAGCGCCGAGCTATGGCCAAACCGTGATCGAGCACGATGCAGGTTCCCCAGGGTCGGCGGCGTACATGGCGACTGTCGAAGAACTTGCACGTCGAGAGCCGGAGTCGCCCTTGCGGAACGCTGACCCACGTCGTGGCCGTCACACCGCGTAA